The following are encoded in a window of Carya illinoinensis cultivar Pawnee chromosome 15, C.illinoinensisPawnee_v1, whole genome shotgun sequence genomic DNA:
- the LOC122297013 gene encoding probable WRKY transcription factor 19 encodes MGKEIVRNESRKEPGARSRLWFHEDVRYVLEENVGTNNVEGIKVVLPEGNDHEIICLSPKSFGKMKRLKFFICRGAHFSGRSLNYLSNELRVLDWSNCPLQSLPSNFHGEKLIDFQLYGGCIKDISGQFKNLTTMKFYECKFLTKISNLSSCSNLQQLDIRDCENLVEVHDSVGFLDKLVHLCLYQCSNLKSFPRRLKLRSLEVLTLHNCSKLQNFPEIKCKMEYLCFISIWGTTIKELPSSIGYLTPALKELLLDQCTKFMCLPSSIHQLQNLKVLCRSDCIKGCFTGIEHLSIEGCKDLMRLPISNSHSQHRKSLSFHNYTNLLKEEIKLSFGDVTRFKHCHITIFRPIKRPEPESSAELLPQLRSSLYWYLEEFSFYCSSTLQELDLSGIVIVSIPWCIKIFVELRILKLWHCEKLQEIMHLPPNIQELYASECLSLERFPEVFVFKDCLVLVKICDTCLTGTYSGPFLWNYISRE; translated from the exons ATGGGCAAAGAAATTGTTCGAAATGAATCACGCAAAGAACCAGGCGCACGTAGTAGATTATGGTTTCACGAAGATGTTCGCTATGTACTCGAGGAAAATGTA GGAACAAACAATGTTGAGGGAATAAAAGTGGTTCTGCCTGAGGGCAATGATCATGAAATAATATGCTTGAGTCCCAAATCGTTTGGAAAGATGAAAAGactcaaattttttatatgCCGTGGTGCACACTTTTCTGGAAGATCACTTAATTATCTTTCTAATGAATTGAGAGTGCTTGATTGGTCAAACTGTCCTTTGCAATCTTTGCCATCCAATTTCCATGGAGAGAAGCTCATTGATTTTCAACTGTATGGAGGCTGCATCAAGGACATTAGTGGCCAGTTTAAG AACTTGACGACAATGAAATTTTATGAGTGCAAGTTCTTAACCAAAATCTCTAAtctttcaagttgctcaaatttacagCAATTGGATATTAGGGATTGTGAAAATTTAGTCGAAGTTCATGATTCTGTTGGATTCCTTGATAAGCTTGTTCATTTGTGTCTTTATCAATGCTCCAACCTGAAGAGTTTTCCAAGGCGTCTCAAGTTGAGATCTCTAGAAGTCCTTACACTTCATAATTGCTCAAAACTTCAAAACTTTCCAGAAATCAAGTGTAAAATGGAATATTTATGTTTCATCTCAATATGGGGCACTACAATAAAAGAATTGCCTTCATCCATTGGGTACCTCACTCCTGCGCTTAAAGAGTTACTTCTGGACCAATGCACAAAATTTATGTGTCTTCCTAGTAGCATTCATCAGTTGCAAAATCTAAAGGTGCTTTGTCGCAGTGATTGTATTAAAGGATGCTTCACTGGGATTGAACATTTATCTATAGAAGGTTGCAAGGACTTGATGCGTCTCCCAATCAGCAATTCTCACTCGCAACATCGAAAGAGTCTTTCTTTCCATAATTATACAAATCttttaaaagaagaaataaaattatcatttggGGACGTCACTAGGTTTAAACATTGCCACATAACAATATTCAGACCAATTAAGAGGCCTGAACCAGAATCAAGTGCTGAATTACTACCACAACTCCGGTCGTCGCTTTATTGGTATCTTGAGGAGTTCTCATTTTATTGCTCATCCACTTTGCAAGAGTTAGATCTATCTGGAATTGTTATTGTCAGCATTCCTTGGTGCATCAAAATCTTTGTTGAATTGAGGATTCTCAAACTATGGCATTGTGAGAAACTTCAAGAAATTATGCATCTTCCACCAAATATACAAGAGCTATATGCTAGTGAGTGTTTATCCTTGGAAAGATTCCCCGaa GTGTTTGTGTTTAAGGATTGCCTTGTCCTTGTGAAAATATGCGATACATGTTTGACAGGAACATATTCAGGACCATTCCTGTGGAATTATATTTCCAGGGAATAA